CCATCAGAAATTTCATGTcactttaaaaacttatttttgatTAAAAATGCCGTGTAAGGTTACTGTCAAAAACTTGCAGAACAGAAAAGGGAAGTTAAAATCGAGTCATACAGTTTGTGAAAGGCCCGAGCTGTGGGAAAGAAagagttagtctctcagtcgtggccgactctgtggtttagtcagtaagtcgtgtccaactcttgcgacctcacggactgtagcccccaggctcctctgtccatggggttctccaggcaggaatactggagtgtgttgctatttcctcctccaggggatcttcctgacccagggatcaaacccggatctcttgcatggcaggtagattctttacccactgagctacaagggaagccccgaaCTGAGGAAGGGAGATTCATTTCTCTGCGGCCAACGGAGATTCCCCTCGGCCGGCCGGCTCCACCAGACCTGTTTGCGCAAGCGCGCGGGGCGGGGTCGGCGCGTGGGGCGGGGTCGGCGCGTGGGGCGGGGTCGGCGCGTGGGGCGGGGTCGGCGCGTGGGGCGGGGTCGGCGCGTGGGGCGGGGTCGGCGCGTGGGGCGGGGTCGGCGCGTGGGGCGGGGTCGGCGCGTGGGGCGGGGTCGGCGCGTGGGGCGGGGTCGGCGCGTGGGGCGGGGTCGGCGCGCGGGGCGGGGTCGGCGCGCGGGGCGGGGTcggcgcgcggggcgggggcggcgcgcggggcgggggcggcgcgcggggcgggggcggcgcgcggggcgggggcggcgcgcggggcgggggcggcgcgcggggcgggggcggcgcgcggggcgggggcggcgctTCAGGAAGAAGCAGCAGTTTTTAAGCTGCTCGCGGAGAGGGTGGTCGACGCAGAGTCCTGGAGCCAGTGGGTGGGGTTGGAGGCGGAGCACGGCagccatgcaggagacaggtgGGGACGTAGGCGCAGGCATCCTGGCGGGTGGCGCCGAAAGCCAGGGCCGGCGGGGGTTCGGGGGTGGCCGGGGCAGCCCCGGCAGCGCGGGTGCTGCTTCCGCTGCAGACCACGGAGCTCCGGGTGTCGCGCCGGCCCAGCACTCTTCCCAAAGGCCGGGAAGCCGACCATGCGTATTGTATCCTACTCGAGGGGCAGTGCGGATTGGGCTGGGGGATGCCTGCGGTGGGAGGTGGGACAAACGGACCGGCGGGTCAGGGGCTGCTGGGGGGTGGAATGGCCAGGGCGCCTGGGGCGGGTAGAGAATAGAGAGCTGAAGGGAGACTGGAAGCTGGGATGGGCCTGGGTGGCGTGGGTCGGGGGGAGAAATGGGATCTCGGGGCAGTGGGGTGGCTGGGCTGGATTAGGGCTACGAGCGGCCCGGAGGGGCTGGAAGCGGTCCTGAGACAGGACCCAGAGCTCCAAATCCTTGTGGGTGGTACCTTAACCGCATCTCCATCAGCACCCTAAGCGTGCCTTTCCCGTCCGCGTTGGAGGCAGAGATTGCCCGTGGGTCCCTGGCCCCAGATACCGAACCTCACCGTGGGGCGGTTGGGAAGGAGCTCACAGTGAGCGGCAATGTCCTGGCGGTGTAAGTTGGAAAAGGGGCTGGTTGGAAGTGGTAGCAGGTGACCAAGCTTGTCTCTCGCCGGGGGCGCTCTGTTTGGACATACTCAAGGGCTGTGTTTATGGAGGTGACGCAGTGCCCTTGATTCAACCCATCTCCACCTtgattctctttttctgtcattttcagcTGCTGGAGAGCTGAAGATTGCCGCCTCCTTCGAATCTCCATTGTCAACTTTCTGGACCAGCTTTCTCTGGTGATGCGAACCATGCAGCGCTTTGGGCCCCCTGTTGCTCGCTAAGCCAGGGCTGGGGAAAGGGGGGTCTGATCTGGTGGCCCTTCCTAGACAGTGCATCCTTCCTAGGGCAGTGATTCCTGCACTAGTTGCCTATTATGGGGGCCTCATCTTTTGGCTATAATGGCCCTTGGGTGCTCAAGGTCCACTTGCATTGTTTGGTACTTAAATGTTTCTTAActactgaaaataaaattgacCTATGATGAGTTTATTTTCAACTGTAGCACCTTCAAAATTCTTGCATTTGTTCTTAGATTGGAGGGTTCTGATTCAGATAGTCAAGTAGTACAGTGTAAGTGAAGATAATCTAAGAAATGGAGGAGGATAGGTCCTGTCTCTCATTCAGTATTAGCTACTATCAATATTTTGGAGTATTTTTGAGTTTTATAGTTACATAGTAAATGTGTAAtaataatatttgatattttgcaAGTTTAGCATTTTTCCTGGTATTTCTCATCTAACATgaacttttttctaaaaattcttcaaaatcatTATTGATTGTTTAAACTATTTTCAGTCTTTGCCATATTATAGGTAATGATTCCGTGGAACGCTTGTATATAGATCTTTGCATGAATGATTAAGATTACAAGAAGtagaattaattaaatatttaaagctcTCAATCTGAAGCATGTGAAATTACTGTCCATAAAATACCCTCCCACCAGAATTCTGGTTTCCCCACATTAGTGTCAccattgggggcttcccaggtggtgtagcagtaaagaatccacctgccagtgtgggaggcacaagagatgagggtttgatccctgtgtccagaagatcccctggaggaggaaatggcaacccactccatgattcttgcctggggaatcccatggatagaggagccaggtgggagtccatggagtcgcaaagagtcagacatgattgagggcCTCAGCACCGCACAGGGGCACAATTGACTGCAGTGCACTTGGGACAGTAAAGAGCTGGCAGACATGAAGGTGTTTGTTGGCCACGAAGCTCTGGACCATTTTGAACACAGTGGGGACAAGGGCCACCATGTTTATTGACAGAGTCCCGGTGCCTCCCATGGTGAGAAGAGGCTGAGGGAAGCCAGGGCAGAAATGGGGTCCAGGCAAGAGACAAGGGCAGCTTGGACCAGTCAGGggcagtggggatggggagaagggggtggcttCTGAACATGTCTTGAAGGTGGAGCCACCCAGCCTCATTGATGGATTGGACATGGCTGCCCTGGACCACCTCAGATCCTCAGAAACCCCACAAGGAGTCACCCTTGCTCCCACAGATGGCCTCCAGCTCAGGCAGAATCCGACAGTCTCCCCACCTGCCCTGAGAACAAAGCCACATGCCAACTCTGTTTCCCAAcatttaattaggaaaaaaaaaaatgacaggtcAAAGAAAACctcatgcaaaaaagaaaaagaggccaAATCGGGTTTGTAGGAGCATGGACTGGGGCCAGGTTCCTCCAAGGAGGCAGAAGAACAAAGGAGTAAGGCACTGCCACCTCTGCCCCTCGAGGCGTGCGCAGGGCAGGGCAGCGGAGGGTGAGTGGTCTGGGGGCGTGCAGACCCCACAGATGGAGTTTGGCAGCAGGGCCTGGAGGAGGAGAGTCCGGTGCCCCCAGGCCCAGGTCTGGCCCTGGCAGGAGCCTGATTCAAGCCCTCCAGGCCTCAGAGAACACGGCCTGGGAGGAGGCCCAGGCCCAGCCCGAGAAGTCTGGACAGGCTTCTGTGTCAGCTGCTGGGGGACCCCCTCCGCAGAGCCATAGTCTGAGGGCACCTTTGGAGCCTTGCCCACCCCGAGTGCTGCTGGTGTCCAGGCCCTCTCCTGGAGATGGGCAGGGGCAGccaggggaaggggtggggccaGAGGTGAGGCCAAGGGGGGAGCTGGAGGACTCGAGGAGGTGAGTAAGGTTGGGAcatctggggcaggggtgggtggatAAGGGGGGGGCGTATTTACAGATGGAAAGGGTGAGTGgagataaattaaataaataggtgGCTGAGGCATAAATAGCAAGGAGGTCAGGGGTGATCACCAGACCGGGCaagagggcagggggagggtgggggtatTGCTGCTGCTGTGGTGGGGGGCTTGGTCCAGTCGCCCCCTCCCCACGCAGGGCCCAAAGCAAGGCACTAATGAAGGGCCCCAGGCTATGCCAGGGGTGTCTCGGCCCGGTGCCACCTGATCCAGGGCTCAGCCCAGGACCCAGGCCCAAGACGCCCCCTGGACGGGAGACTGGCTCAGGTCTGAGGCCTTTCTCTCCAGGTCGGCTGCCCTTAGCTGTTGCTGGACACGAGGCCGATGATCTGCTCCAGTTTCTGGCGCAGCTTGTGTTTCCGACAAGAGGCATCTCGGTCCAGGGCGCTAAGAACCTGGGAAGCAGGCCCCGAGCTGGGCTCTCAGGGGCAGCGGGCCGTTCCTCCCAGCCAAGCCCCCTGCTCCTTGGGGCAAGCTTGCCCCTCCCTCAGGCCTCAGGGTGTCCCTTCCTGCTGGCCGGGACCCTGGGCACATGGCCTCCAAACAGCCCCTCTTCCACCCCAAATCCTCCTCCAACCACACACTCTCATCCCTCCTCTCTAAGGCCAGCATGCAGCCCCATCCAAGGGTGATGTGGACTCAAGGCTCCCCTTTCCCATCCCCTGCAGACCCCCAATCCCACCCTAGACCTCTCCCATCCAAAGCAGCAGGCCTTCTTGGGCCTCATCTCTGTTGACCATGGGCAGCACCCATCACTCCTCCTGACACCTGGCAGGGGGTCCTCACGCATGTATTCCAGGCCCATGTGGCACTTGAGGGGGTGTCCCTCCCGACCCTCCTCAGACTCCGCAGCCAGCTCCCCTTCTGCTCTGCCACAGCTCTGTCTCTAGCTGCCCGAGGACTCCCTTGGTGAGCTCATCCAGGCTCAGGGCTCTCAGCCCTGTATCCAGTTGAAGTTTACCAGTTCTCATCTCCAACCAGGAGCCCAATCCTGAAGCCCACCCTCTGGCTTCCCTGTCTACTGAGGCTCAAGTCACAAATCAGGCAGGTGGCctgaccctgcccacctctgGCCCCAGCCTTCGTTCCTGGCCCTTTACTTTCTCCCAACCAGAACTTGGTGCCTCAGCCAGTAGCTTCTCTTCTGGGTCCCTCACCTCCCCACATCTACAGAGTGTGTCACGTGTGCCATCCTGAGGGCTTGTTTGTGGGAGGAATTGTGAGTAATCCAAGAGCTGGTCTCCCTGACTCCCATCACACTCCTGCTTTTGCCACTGGCTGCACTCTCAAACTCGAGGGGCCTGCGGGGGTGGCACGCACCTCCTGACGGTACTTGGTGACGTAGAAATAGAGCTCACTGAGCGCACTCAGGACATTGAAATCACTTGCGTGGAGACGGGACTGCTCCACCAGATAGGCATCCATGTCCTGGTCACTGATGGATGCCATCTTGGCTATGTCCCGGTAGTACCTAATGGGATCCCAAAGAAGTCATGCTGGCAGCTGCTGCAAAAGTCAAAGCCCTTGTCCTGGCTGCCAGGCCAGCCTCTGGGCCTTCTTCCTGAAGCTAGCCTTTCATTAATATGTGCCAGCCTGGGCAGGGCCAGCTTCTACCCTCTCACCCAGTAGCCATGTCCCGTGGGTGtccaggccccccacccccacacactggGGCCCACCTCTCCACCCAGCTCTTGTAGTTGGGGATGTCCTTGGCATAGAGCAGCTTGTTGGAGGGCGAGTCCTTGCCCAGGCGGTGCTCCGACGTGGAGCAGGAGTCCATGAAGGTCTGGGCCACCACCGACAAGCAGGCGTCCGTGATGCTGCTCTTGTGGATGTCGAACACGAACTGCGGGTTCTTGATCACGTTCACCCAGAAGCGCAGGGGCAAGCTAGACAGAGGGACAAAGGCCCACAGCTCCCCAGTTTCCCCGTGCCACACCCTCCTGTCTGCTCACCTCGACAGGCCCACAGGTGGCAAGATGACACACTGAGAGTTAGCAGCCTTTTAATTTTCAGCCTGACTTCAAGCAGTGAGAAGTAAGAGGAAATGGTATTCTGGCCTTGGTGATCTCAAtgctccccccaacacacacatcacTCCCTGAACCAGGCTTCCAGCATCTCTGCACTGTGCCAGCGGTATCACCAGGTGAGCAGCCAGGCCCAGACAGTCAAGGGCATCTCTGAGTGTGGAGAGCACTATCTGCATCCCAGCCGCCCAAACTCCTGGCAGAGTGACAGACCCTTGCTCTCCCTACTCGGTGGCACCATCAATGCCAGGCCACTGTCCTCTCCTGCTGGGATGAGCagtccagcccccagcccccactgtCACCCTGACCGAGGTCGCCAAGTACTAGCCAAGCCTCCTCTTCCCACCCAGCCCTGGAGGGCCAGCGCACAATGGTACCAGTTGCTCTTCCAGGTGTGGCGCACGTCGGGATCACTGATCTGCCGCTGGTCGGCCTGCTCATCCAGGAAGTCAAACATGTACTTAATGGCCAGTGGCAGGGCCGAGCCGCGGTGTGCCGTGCTGAACACGGTTTCAAAGAGGTCATCCACGAACTTCTGCAGTGTGCCCTGCAGGGGCACAGCAAGGGCACTGGCTGACAGGGAGCCAAGGGGGAATGTTCCCACAGCAGGACAGATGGGGATGGAGAGGCCTGACAATGAGTGGGGCTTCTCTGCCCAGCTAACAACACCCTTCAAATAGGCCTGGCCTTGACCTCAGGGTGGCAGTTCCCATAGCCAAGGCCTTAAGACAGTCCCTTGGCATTGGAACAATCCAGTGGCCCCTTCCCCAGGCAGCCAGAACCAGCCTGAGGGCCAAGTCCAGGACAGAAGGGACCCACACTCAGGCCAGGATGGCACAGGGCAGGCGCACCTTGGTGGCCAGCAGCCGTGTCAGGTAGATCTCTGAGACCATCTTGCTGCCACGGTCACCCTCTCGGTGGTCG
The genomic region above belongs to Ovis canadensis isolate MfBH-ARS-UI-01 breed Bighorn chromosome X, ARS-UI_OviCan_v2, whole genome shotgun sequence and contains:
- the LAGE3 gene encoding EKC/KEOPS complex subunit LAGE3, which translates into the protein MQETGGDVGAGILAGGAESQGRRGFGGGRGSPGSAGAASAADHGAPGVAPAQHSSQRPGSRPCVFTLSVPFPSALEAEIARGSLAPDTEPHRGAVGKELTVSGNVLAVCWRAEDCRLLRISIVNFLDQLSLVMRTMQRFGPPVAR